One Neovison vison isolate M4711 chromosome 2, ASM_NN_V1, whole genome shotgun sequence genomic window carries:
- the MED8 gene encoding mediator of RNA polymerase II transcription subunit 8 isoform X1 codes for MQREEKQLEASLDALLSQVADLKNSLGSFIYKLENEYDRLTWPSVLDSFALLSGQLNTLNKVLKHEKTPLFRNQVIIPLVLSPDRDEDLMRQTEGRVPVFSHEVVPDHLRTKPDPEVEEQEKQLTTDAARIGADAAQKQIQSLNKMCSNLLEKISKEERESESGGLRPNKQTFNPADTNALVAAVAFGKGLSNWRPSGSSGPGQPGQPGAGTILAGASGLQQVQMAGAPNQQQPLLSGVQMAQAGQTGKMPSGIKTNIKSASMHPYQRFWPSVHLPAVSVTTAFIFSSELSAPRIHRFLIF; via the exons aTGCAG agggaggagaagcagcttGAGGCATCATTAGATGCACTGCTGAGTCAAGTTGCTGATCTGAAGAACTCACTGGGGAGTTTCATTTACAAGTTGGAGAACGAGTATGACCGGCTGACCTG GCCCTCTGTCCTGGACAGCTTTGCTTTGCTCTCCGGACAGCTGAACACTTTGAACAAGGTCTTGAAGCATGAAAAGACACCACTGTTCCGTAACCAGGTCATCATCCCTCTGGTGTTGTCCCCAGACCGCGATGAAGATCTTATg CGGCAGACTGAAGGACGAGTGCCTGTTTTCAGCCATGAGGTGGTCCCTGACCATCTGAGAACCAAGCCCGACCCTGAGGTCGAAGAACAAGAAAAGCAGTTAACCACAGATGCGGCCCGCATTGGTGCTGATGCAGCTCAG aAGCAGATCCAGAGCTTAAATAAAATGTGCTCAAACCTTCTGGAGAAAATCAGCAAAGAGGAACGGGAATCGGAGAGTGGAG GTCTCCGGCCAAACAAGCAGACCTTTAACCCTGCAGACACCAATGCTTTAGTAGCTGCCGTGGCCTTTGGGAAGGGGCTGTCTAACTGGAGACCTTCAGGCAGCAGTGGTCCTGGCCAGCCAGGCCAGCCCGGAGCTGGGACCATCCTTGCTGGAGCCTCAGGACTGCAGCAGGTGCAGATGGCAGGAGCTCCAAACCAGCAGCAGCCGCTGCTCAGTGGCGTACAGATGGCTCAAGCAGGTCAAACAG GGAAAATGCCAAGTGGAATAAAAACCAACATCAAGTCAGCTTCAATGCATCCCTACCAGCG CTTTTGGCCTTCTGTCCATCTGCCTGCTGTCTCTGTGACTACTGCTTTTATTTTCAGCTCAGAGCTCTCTGCCCCTAGGATCCATAGGTTCCTCATATTCTGA
- the MED8 gene encoding mediator of RNA polymerase II transcription subunit 8 isoform X2 — translation MQREEKQLEASLDALLSQVADLKNSLGSFIYKLENEYDRLTWPSVLDSFALLSGQLNTLNKVLKHEKTPLFRNQVIIPLVLSPDRDEDLMRQTEGRVPVFSHEVVPDHLRTKPDPEVEEQEKQLTTDAARIGADAAQKQIQSLNKMCSNLLEKISKEERESESGGLRPNKQTFNPADTNALVAAVAFGKGLSNWRPSGSSGPGQPGQPGAGTILAGASGLQQVQMAGAPNQQQPLLSGVQMAQAGQTGKMPSGIKTNIKSASMHPYQRWTRWVQRREHELSAPDRSQLHH, via the exons aTGCAG agggaggagaagcagcttGAGGCATCATTAGATGCACTGCTGAGTCAAGTTGCTGATCTGAAGAACTCACTGGGGAGTTTCATTTACAAGTTGGAGAACGAGTATGACCGGCTGACCTG GCCCTCTGTCCTGGACAGCTTTGCTTTGCTCTCCGGACAGCTGAACACTTTGAACAAGGTCTTGAAGCATGAAAAGACACCACTGTTCCGTAACCAGGTCATCATCCCTCTGGTGTTGTCCCCAGACCGCGATGAAGATCTTATg CGGCAGACTGAAGGACGAGTGCCTGTTTTCAGCCATGAGGTGGTCCCTGACCATCTGAGAACCAAGCCCGACCCTGAGGTCGAAGAACAAGAAAAGCAGTTAACCACAGATGCGGCCCGCATTGGTGCTGATGCAGCTCAG aAGCAGATCCAGAGCTTAAATAAAATGTGCTCAAACCTTCTGGAGAAAATCAGCAAAGAGGAACGGGAATCGGAGAGTGGAG GTCTCCGGCCAAACAAGCAGACCTTTAACCCTGCAGACACCAATGCTTTAGTAGCTGCCGTGGCCTTTGGGAAGGGGCTGTCTAACTGGAGACCTTCAGGCAGCAGTGGTCCTGGCCAGCCAGGCCAGCCCGGAGCTGGGACCATCCTTGCTGGAGCCTCAGGACTGCAGCAGGTGCAGATGGCAGGAGCTCCAAACCAGCAGCAGCCGCTGCTCAGTGGCGTACAGATGGCTCAAGCAGGTCAAACAG GGAAAATGCCAAGTGGAATAAAAACCAACATCAAGTCAGCTTCAATGCATCCCTACCAGCG CTGGACTAGATGGGTACAACGAAGAGAACATGAGCTTTCGGCACCAGACagatcccagctccaccactga
- the MED8 gene encoding mediator of RNA polymerase II transcription subunit 8 isoform X3, whose amino-acid sequence MFLLVQREEKQLEASLDALLSQVADLKNSLGSFIYKLENEYDRLTWPSVLDSFALLSGQLNTLNKVLKHEKTPLFRNQVIIPLVLSPDRDEDLMRQTEGRVPVFSHEVVPDHLRTKPDPEVEEQEKQLTTDAARIGADAAQKQIQSLNKMCSNLLEKISKEERESESGGLRPNKQTFNPADTNALVAAVAFGKGLSNWRPSGSSGPGQPGQPGAGTILAGASGLQQVQMAGAPNQQQPLLSGVQMAQAGQTGKMPSGIKTNIKSASMHPYQR is encoded by the exons ATGTTTCTGTTggtgcagagggaggagaagcagcttGAGGCATCATTAGATGCACTGCTGAGTCAAGTTGCTGATCTGAAGAACTCACTGGGGAGTTTCATTTACAAGTTGGAGAACGAGTATGACCGGCTGACCTG GCCCTCTGTCCTGGACAGCTTTGCTTTGCTCTCCGGACAGCTGAACACTTTGAACAAGGTCTTGAAGCATGAAAAGACACCACTGTTCCGTAACCAGGTCATCATCCCTCTGGTGTTGTCCCCAGACCGCGATGAAGATCTTATg CGGCAGACTGAAGGACGAGTGCCTGTTTTCAGCCATGAGGTGGTCCCTGACCATCTGAGAACCAAGCCCGACCCTGAGGTCGAAGAACAAGAAAAGCAGTTAACCACAGATGCGGCCCGCATTGGTGCTGATGCAGCTCAG aAGCAGATCCAGAGCTTAAATAAAATGTGCTCAAACCTTCTGGAGAAAATCAGCAAAGAGGAACGGGAATCGGAGAGTGGAG GTCTCCGGCCAAACAAGCAGACCTTTAACCCTGCAGACACCAATGCTTTAGTAGCTGCCGTGGCCTTTGGGAAGGGGCTGTCTAACTGGAGACCTTCAGGCAGCAGTGGTCCTGGCCAGCCAGGCCAGCCCGGAGCTGGGACCATCCTTGCTGGAGCCTCAGGACTGCAGCAGGTGCAGATGGCAGGAGCTCCAAACCAGCAGCAGCCGCTGCTCAGTGGCGTACAGATGGCTCAAGCAGGTCAAACAG GGAAAATGCCAAGTGGAATAAAAACCAACATCAAGTCAGCTTCAATGCATCCCTACCAGCGGTGA